Proteins encoded together in one Chelonoidis abingdonii isolate Lonesome George chromosome 1, CheloAbing_2.0, whole genome shotgun sequence window:
- the LOC142046672 gene encoding uncharacterized protein LOC142046672, protein MQSPENRKRAPAWTAQEVLDLIAIWGEDSVLTELRSKRRNEKIFERISKSMTGKGHSRDSVQCRVKVKELRQAYQKTREANGRSGSGPKTCRFYAELHAILGGCATSTPPLAVDSEVGVVISTVAEDSVEGEDEEEEEEEEELAESTQDSVSPNSQELFVTPELPSQPSQATSPDSEAMEATSAAQLSSLPTPSRRLAQIRRRRKRTRDEMFSEIMEVTRNDRAHQNEWKDVLAKYRKDASEREDRRDARDERCRQEDQRWRDATLQLLRAQTDILQRMVDLQEEQRAYRVPLQPMFNHPQSSPRSISPSPRRVRTRGGRLSAPAHSTPLDSPSKRLSLR, encoded by the exons atgcagtctcctgagaatcgaaaaagagcaccagcctggaccgcacaagaggtactggatctgatcgctatatggggagaggattcagtgctaacagaactccgttcaaaaagacgaaatgaaaaaatatttgaaagaatttcaaagtctatgacgggaaaaggccacagcagggactcagtgcagtgcagagtaaaagttaaggagctcagacaggcataccagaaaaccagagaagcaaacggaaggtctgggtcagggccgaaaacatgccgcttctatgctgagctgcatgcaattttagggggctgcgcaaccagtaccccacccctggccgtggattcagaggtcggggttgtaatatcaaccgtggctgaggattctgtggagggggaagatgaggaggaagaggaagaggaggaagagcttgctgagagcacacaggactccgttagccccaacagccaggagctttttgtgaccccagaattaccgtcccagccctcccaagccacaagcccagacagtgaagccatggaagcgacctctg ctgcacagttgtccagcctccctacgccatcccgaaggctagctcagataaggcggaggaggaagagaacacgagatgaaatgttctcagaaatcatggaagtaacacgcaatgacagagctcatcagaatgagtggaaggatgtgctagcaaagtacaggaaagatgccagtgaacgggaggataggagagacgctcgagatgagaggtgtaggcaggaagatcagcggtggcgggatgctacgctgcagctgctgcgtgctcaaactgatatcctccaacgcatggtggatcttcaggaagagcagcgggcttacagagtgccgctgcagcccatgttcaaccaccctcaaagctccccacgttccatatctccctcacccagacgtgtaagaacgcgtgggggaaggctttctgcacccgcccactccacccccctggacagtccaagcaaaaggctgtcattacgttga